One Thiocapsa bogorovii DNA segment encodes these proteins:
- the rpsO gene encoding 30S ribosomal protein S15 gives MTMTAAEKKQIVEDYRRADSDTGSPEVQVALLTARILQLTEHFKEHKHDHHSRRGLVRMVNSRRKLLDYLKRKDLDRYRELITRLGLRR, from the coding sequence ATGACAATGACCGCAGCCGAGAAGAAACAGATTGTCGAAGACTACCGTCGCGCCGATTCCGACACGGGGTCTCCGGAGGTGCAGGTCGCGCTCCTGACCGCGCGCATCCTGCAGCTCACCGAGCATTTCAAGGAGCACAAGCACGATCATCACTCGCGCCGCGGTCTGGTCCGTATGGTCAACTCCCGTCGCAAGCTGCTCGACTATCTCAAGCGTAAGGATCTCGACCGCTATCGCGAGCTGATCACGCGTCTCGGCCTACGCCGCTGA
- the truB gene encoding tRNA pseudouridine(55) synthase TruB, which translates to MGRRRNTGRDVTGILLLDKPLGLSSNDALQRVKRFYRAAKAGHTGSLDPLATGLLPCCLGDATKFSAYLLDADKRYRVRVRLGVTTTTADAEGDIVADEPVVGIDEARVREVLLGFLGIISQLPPMHSAVKHQGQRLYKLARQGLEVERTPREIEIFALDLLSMNLPEIELDVHCSKGTYVRTLAEDIGRKLGCGAHVSGLRRTAVGPYSETEGPFVGLDRIEAMAGEDDMAGLDALLLPLDSALGHWPAVRLSADAAFYLRQGQAVLIPQAPTQGLVRLYDPSQIFVGVGSILDDGRVQPKRLI; encoded by the coding sequence ATGGGACGCCGTCGTAATACAGGCCGAGATGTCACCGGCATCCTCTTGCTTGATAAGCCGCTGGGTTTGTCTTCGAACGATGCCTTGCAGCGCGTGAAGCGCTTTTACCGCGCCGCTAAGGCCGGTCATACCGGAAGCCTCGATCCTCTGGCGACCGGGCTTTTGCCCTGTTGTCTGGGCGATGCGACCAAGTTCTCCGCATATCTGCTGGATGCGGACAAACGCTATCGGGTGCGCGTGCGACTGGGTGTGACGACCACGACCGCCGATGCCGAGGGCGATATCGTCGCCGACGAGCCGGTGGTCGGGATCGACGAGGCGCGCGTGCGCGAGGTGCTGCTCGGCTTTCTGGGTATCATCTCGCAACTGCCGCCGATGCACTCGGCCGTGAAGCACCAGGGGCAGAGGCTCTACAAACTGGCTCGGCAAGGTTTGGAGGTCGAGCGCACTCCGCGCGAGATCGAGATCTTCGCACTCGATCTGCTGTCGATGAACCTGCCGGAGATCGAGCTTGACGTGCATTGCTCCAAAGGGACTTACGTGCGTACGCTTGCCGAGGATATCGGTCGCAAATTGGGCTGCGGTGCACATGTCAGCGGACTGCGGCGTACCGCGGTGGGGCCATACTCCGAGACGGAGGGGCCGTTCGTCGGTCTGGACCGAATCGAGGCGATGGCGGGCGAAGACGACATGGCCGGTCTCGATGCGCTTCTGCTGCCGCTCGACAGCGCCCTGGGTCACTGGCCGGCGGTGCGTCTGTCCGCCGACGCCGCCTTTTATTTGAGACAAGGCCAGGCGGTCTTGATCCCGCAAGCGCCGACGCAGGGCCTTGTCAGGCTCTATGATCCGTCGCAGATCTTCGTCGGGGTCGGCAGTATCCTCGACGACGGGCGCGTGCAGCCCAAGAGGCTGATTTAG
- the rbfA gene encoding 30S ribosome-binding factor RbfA: MKEFDRTERIGAELKRVLSTLVRDEVNDPRLANITVHEVRVTKDLAHAKVFFTCFSTDDDAVEQTRLLNGRLAGFLRHGLAQRVRLRTIPQLHFVFDESIGKGERLAALISQAVGQSDQSTHEDADQELQVDGTPS, encoded by the coding sequence ATGAAGGAATTCGATCGTACCGAACGCATCGGCGCGGAGCTCAAGCGTGTGCTCTCAACCTTGGTGCGTGACGAGGTGAATGATCCGCGCCTGGCGAACATTACCGTCCATGAGGTGCGCGTGACGAAGGACCTTGCTCATGCCAAGGTCTTCTTCACCTGCTTTTCGACGGATGACGATGCCGTTGAGCAGACCCGTCTGCTCAATGGCCGTCTCGCCGGCTTTCTCCGTCATGGACTGGCGCAGCGGGTTCGTCTTCGGACCATCCCGCAACTGCATTTTGTGTTCGACGAGTCGATCGGCAAGGGTGAGCGCCTTGCAGCACTGATCTCGCAGGCGGTCGGGCAATCCGACCAATCTACGCATGAAGACGCCGATCAGGAGCTGCAGGTTGATGGGACGCCGTCGTAA
- the infB gene encoding translation initiation factor IF-2, whose translation MSEVTVKQLASTVGIPVERLLTQLNEAGITAESAETTLTEQEKLQLLGYLRRSHGKAEADSGTTPAQVTLKRKSVSELRQPAAAPRGNVGSARPTPAARAKTVSVEVRRKRTYVKRADEPVPPPSAAAAQQRPAVERARPQRERSSSATPAHDGGRRRIELEALRAEQEARRLAEQEEQERQAREQDEKRRIEEQERRVAEAARAAEEAARLAAEAAEQEAASAATDLDDEGPEDVPAAAVVARRAEASKSKKAALKKPAELSEKERSVKKAGRKDSSRGREAAVIPGADYEEIDSGGGTAGRGLRRKKKTLKPQLQDKHVFQKPTAPVVREVEIPEAISVGELASRMSVKASEVIRELFKQGVMVTINQTLDRDTATIVVEELGHTAVRADERDAEGVLMEEVQEQVEQAEMVPRPPVVTIMGHVDHGKTSLLDYIRRTRVASGEAGGITQHIGAYHVETPKGTVSFLDTPGHAAFSAMRARGAKVTDIVILVVAADDGVMPQTVEAIQHARASGVPLIVAINKIDKPDAHPDKVMQELTQHQVVAEEWGGDTMMVQVSAKTGDGIDDLLDGILLQSEVLELKAAVDGPARGTIVESSLDKGRGPVATVLVQSGTLRRGDIIVSGGEYGRVRAMFDEAGAPVEAAGPSIPVQVLGLSGTPYAGDDVMTVADERRAREVAEFRSARSRQSRFDEQRGVSLDQLFAQIKDGEQKSVNLIVKADVQGSLEALKDSLLKLGNEEVKVALVAVGVGGITESDANLAVTSNAILLGFNVRADAAARRVIEDKGLDLRYYSIIYELIDDVKKAISGLLSPIVTEEIIGLAQVRDVFRSSKFGAVAGCMVTEGAIRRNSPIRVLRNNVVVYEGALESLRRFKDDVNEVKAGIECGIGVKNYNDVQPGDQIEVFERTERAREI comes from the coding sequence ATGAGTGAAGTCACGGTCAAGCAACTCGCCTCTACGGTCGGCATCCCGGTTGAGCGCCTCCTGACACAGCTGAACGAGGCAGGCATCACCGCTGAAAGCGCGGAGACTACCTTGACGGAGCAGGAGAAACTCCAGCTCCTCGGCTATCTGCGTCGCAGCCACGGAAAGGCGGAAGCCGACAGCGGTACCACGCCCGCGCAAGTGACGCTCAAGCGTAAGTCGGTCAGCGAGCTGCGCCAGCCTGCGGCGGCTCCACGGGGAAATGTCGGAAGTGCTCGACCCACCCCCGCCGCGCGGGCGAAGACCGTGAGCGTCGAGGTACGTCGCAAACGGACCTACGTCAAGCGCGCCGATGAGCCGGTCCCGCCGCCGTCCGCCGCCGCTGCCCAGCAGCGTCCGGCCGTGGAGCGTGCGCGGCCGCAGCGCGAGCGCTCCTCGTCCGCGACACCTGCGCACGATGGCGGGCGCCGCCGCATCGAGCTCGAGGCCTTACGGGCCGAGCAGGAGGCCCGCCGACTTGCCGAGCAGGAGGAGCAAGAGCGCCAAGCTCGCGAGCAGGACGAGAAGCGTCGGATCGAGGAGCAGGAGCGACGCGTCGCCGAGGCGGCGCGTGCGGCCGAAGAGGCCGCTCGACTTGCCGCAGAGGCTGCGGAGCAGGAGGCCGCAAGCGCCGCGACCGATCTCGATGATGAAGGTCCCGAGGACGTGCCTGCAGCGGCGGTCGTCGCCCGTCGCGCAGAGGCATCGAAGTCGAAGAAGGCAGCCCTGAAGAAGCCGGCGGAACTCTCCGAGAAGGAGCGTTCGGTCAAGAAGGCCGGACGCAAGGACAGCTCGCGAGGCCGCGAGGCTGCGGTCATCCCGGGCGCCGACTACGAAGAGATCGATTCCGGCGGCGGTACCGCCGGGCGCGGACTGCGTCGGAAGAAGAAGACGCTCAAGCCGCAGCTGCAGGATAAGCATGTCTTCCAGAAGCCGACCGCGCCGGTGGTCCGCGAGGTGGAGATCCCCGAGGCCATTTCGGTCGGCGAGCTCGCCAGCCGCATGTCGGTCAAGGCATCCGAGGTGATCCGCGAGCTCTTCAAGCAGGGCGTCATGGTGACCATCAACCAGACGCTGGATCGCGACACGGCGACCATCGTCGTCGAGGAGCTCGGTCATACGGCTGTGCGCGCCGACGAGCGCGACGCCGAAGGCGTGTTGATGGAAGAGGTCCAGGAGCAGGTCGAGCAGGCCGAGATGGTGCCGCGTCCTCCGGTCGTCACCATCATGGGGCATGTCGACCACGGCAAGACCTCTTTGCTCGACTATATCCGGCGCACTCGTGTCGCCTCGGGCGAGGCGGGCGGGATCACCCAGCATATCGGCGCCTATCACGTCGAGACACCGAAGGGGACGGTCTCTTTCCTCGATACCCCCGGCCATGCCGCCTTCTCGGCGATGCGCGCTCGAGGGGCCAAGGTGACGGACATCGTCATCCTGGTGGTCGCGGCGGACGACGGCGTCATGCCGCAAACCGTCGAGGCGATCCAGCACGCCAGAGCCTCGGGTGTTCCGCTGATCGTCGCGATCAATAAGATCGACAAACCCGATGCCCATCCGGACAAGGTGATGCAGGAGCTGACTCAGCACCAGGTCGTCGCCGAGGAGTGGGGCGGCGATACCATGATGGTGCAGGTCTCGGCCAAGACCGGCGACGGCATCGACGATTTGCTCGACGGAATTCTGTTGCAGTCCGAGGTCCTCGAGCTCAAGGCCGCCGTCGACGGCCCCGCCCGCGGGACGATCGTCGAGTCCAGTCTCGACAAGGGCCGCGGCCCGGTCGCGACCGTCCTGGTCCAGTCCGGAACGCTGCGGCGCGGCGATATCATCGTCAGCGGCGGCGAATACGGTCGTGTTCGAGCCATGTTCGACGAGGCCGGAGCGCCGGTCGAGGCGGCTGGTCCATCGATTCCCGTCCAGGTGCTGGGTCTCTCGGGCACCCCCTATGCCGGCGACGACGTCATGACGGTCGCCGACGAGCGCAGGGCGCGCGAGGTCGCGGAATTCCGTTCGGCGCGCTCTCGACAGAGCCGCTTCGACGAGCAGCGTGGCGTGAGCCTCGACCAACTCTTCGCGCAGATCAAGGACGGCGAGCAGAAGAGCGTCAACCTCATCGTCAAGGCGGACGTGCAGGGCAGTCTCGAGGCACTCAAAGACAGCCTGCTCAAACTCGGCAACGAGGAGGTCAAGGTTGCGCTGGTCGCGGTCGGTGTCGGCGGTATTACCGAATCCGACGCCAACCTGGCCGTCACCTCCAACGCCATTTTGCTCGGGTTCAATGTCCGAGCCGACGCCGCGGCGCGCCGGGTGATCGAGGACAAGGGCCTCGACCTGCGCTACTACAGCATTATCTACGAGCTGATCGACGACGTGAAGAAGGCCATTTCGGGCCTGCTCAGTCCGATCGTGACCGAAGAGATCATCGGTCTTGCTCAGGTGCGCGATGTCTTCCGCTCGTCGAAGTTCGGCGCGGTTGCCGGCTGCATGGTCACGGAGGGTGCGATCCGTCGCAACAGCCCGATCCGCGTCCTGCGCAACAACGTCGTGGTCTACGAGGGGGCGCTCGAGTCGCTGCGGCGCTTCAAGGACGACGTGAACGAGGTCAAGGCAGGCATCGAGTGCGGCATCGGCGTAAAGAACTACAACGACGTGCAGCCGGGCGACCAGATCGAGGTCTTCGAGCGGACCGAACGGGCCCGCGAGATCTGA
- the nusA gene encoding transcription termination factor NusA — translation MSKEILMVVEAVSNEKDVPEGVIFEAIEAALASATRKKHGGEIDVRVAIDRKTGDYRSFRRWEIIPDPEQGVLEAPSRQITASAAQILEPELGPGDFIEEEIDSELFGRIAAQTAKQVIVQKVREAERAKIVEAFGERKGQLVTGIVKKAERGTIMVDLGSNAEALVPRDHVIPRESVRPGDRLRGYLYDVRSEPKGPQLFVSRTAPELLIELFKLEVPEVGEGLIQILGAARDPGSRAKIAVRTTDPRIDPVGACVGMRGSRVQAVSNELNGERVDIILWDDNPAQYVINAMSPADVVSIVIDEEARSMDVAVKEENLAQAIGRNGQNVRLASQLTGWELNVMNEEDAAAKGEQEAVRSVQNFMEQLGVDETLAAILVEEGFSTVDEVAYVPLVEMQAIDELDDETIELLRERANDVLLTRAIATEEDGARDPAPDLLEMDGMDEPLAYALAERGVATVEDLAEQSVDDLLVIDGMDRERAARLIMKAREPWFADAPQE, via the coding sequence ATGAGTAAAGAGATCTTAATGGTCGTGGAGGCCGTCTCGAACGAGAAGGACGTCCCCGAAGGCGTCATCTTCGAGGCCATCGAGGCCGCACTGGCGTCTGCCACCCGCAAGAAACACGGCGGGGAGATCGACGTGCGTGTCGCGATCGACCGCAAGACCGGCGACTACCGCTCTTTCCGACGTTGGGAGATCATTCCCGACCCCGAGCAGGGTGTGCTCGAGGCGCCGTCTCGGCAGATTACCGCCTCGGCGGCGCAGATCCTCGAGCCCGAGCTCGGCCCCGGCGACTTCATCGAGGAGGAGATCGACTCCGAGCTGTTCGGTCGCATCGCGGCCCAGACAGCCAAGCAGGTGATCGTGCAAAAGGTCCGCGAGGCCGAGAGGGCGAAGATCGTCGAGGCCTTCGGCGAGCGTAAAGGTCAACTGGTCACCGGCATCGTGAAGAAGGCCGAGCGCGGCACCATCATGGTGGATCTCGGCAGCAATGCCGAGGCGCTGGTTCCGCGCGACCATGTGATTCCGCGCGAGTCGGTGCGCCCCGGCGATCGCCTGCGCGGCTATCTCTACGATGTCCGCTCCGAGCCCAAGGGTCCGCAACTGTTTGTCAGTCGGACGGCTCCGGAGTTGCTGATCGAGCTGTTCAAGCTCGAGGTTCCCGAGGTCGGCGAGGGGCTGATCCAGATCCTGGGTGCGGCGCGCGATCCGGGCTCCCGCGCCAAAATCGCCGTGCGGACCACCGACCCGCGCATCGATCCCGTCGGCGCCTGTGTCGGAATGCGCGGCTCTCGCGTACAGGCCGTCTCCAACGAGCTCAATGGTGAGCGTGTCGATATCATCCTCTGGGATGACAATCCCGCTCAATACGTGATCAACGCCATGTCTCCGGCCGATGTCGTCTCGATCGTCATCGACGAAGAGGCGCGTAGCATGGATGTCGCCGTCAAGGAAGAGAATCTTGCGCAAGCCATCGGGCGCAACGGACAAAACGTTCGCCTCGCCAGTCAGTTGACCGGCTGGGAGCTGAACGTGATGAACGAGGAAGACGCGGCGGCCAAGGGCGAGCAGGAGGCCGTTCGCTCGGTCCAGAACTTTATGGAGCAGCTGGGTGTCGACGAGACCCTTGCGGCGATTCTGGTCGAAGAGGGTTTCAGCACGGTCGACGAAGTGGCGTACGTGCCTCTGGTCGAGATGCAGGCGATCGACGAGCTGGACGACGAGACCATCGAGTTGCTGCGCGAGCGTGCAAACGACGTGCTGTTGACGCGCGCGATCGCCACCGAGGAAGACGGGGCTCGGGATCCGGCGCCGGATCTATTGGAAATGGATGGAATGGACGAGCCATTGGCCTATGCCCTTGCGGAGCGCGGCGTGGCCACAGTCGAGGATCTCGCCGAGCAGTCGGTCGACGACCTGCTGGTTATCGACGGGATGGACCGCGAGCGTGCGGCCCGCTTGATCATGAAGGCCCGCGAGCCCTGGTTTGCGGACGCCCCGCAGGAATAG